The Paenibacillus sp. FSL R7-0204 genome includes a region encoding these proteins:
- a CDS encoding sigma factor G inhibitor Gin — protein sequence MEQQTGQACIICGQEKEEGIVIVSHFICEDCESEMVRTEAEDVKYNFFISRMKKINLRMHA from the coding sequence ATGGAACAGCAAACCGGGCAGGCCTGCATTATCTGCGGGCAGGAAAAGGAAGAAGGCATTGTGATTGTCTCGCATTTCATCTGTGAGGACTGTGAGAGTGAGATGGTGCGTACGGAGGCTGAGGATGTGAAGTACAACTTTTTCATTAGCCGGATGAAGAAGATCAATCTGCGTATGCATGCTTAA
- the gyrB gene encoding DNA topoisomerase (ATP-hydrolyzing) subunit B: MSMNQPTYDESQIQVLEGLEAVRKRPGMYIGSTSSKGLHHLVWEVVDNSIDEALAGFCDRIQVIITENNSVTVIDNGRGIPVGENVKLKKSTLEVVMTVLHAGGKFGGGGYKVSGGLHGVGISVVNALSEKVVVTVKRDGHVYQQEYNRGVPQYDIRVIGDTEETGTTTTFHPDPDIFTETTTFEYSTLLTRIRELAFLNKGIELSLLDERTGVNNTFKYEGGIVEYVKYLNEKKEALHEDPIYVEGSRDMIAVEVALQYNDSYTENIYSFANNINTHEGGTHESGFKSALTRIINDYARKAGVIKDSSQNLTGDDVREGLTAIISVKIPEPQFEGQTKTKLGNSEVRGIVESLFGEKLQEFLEENPAVSRKVLEKSLQASRAREAAKKARELTRRKSALEVSALPGKLADCSSKDASISELYIVEGDSAGGSAKQGRDRHFQAILPLRGKILNVEKARLDRILSNAEIRAIITALGTGISDDFDLSKARYHKVVIMTDADVDGAHIRTLLLTFFYRYMRKIVDAGYIYIAQPPLFKIERNKVVRYAQTEKERDEIIAAFGENVKVNVQRYKGLGEMNAAQLWDTTMDPESRTMLQVTIEDAMLADSIFDTLMGDNVEPRREFIQEHAQSVKNLDI; the protein is encoded by the coding sequence ATGTCAATGAATCAACCGACATATGATGAGAGCCAGATTCAGGTACTGGAAGGGCTGGAAGCAGTTCGGAAACGTCCCGGCATGTACATTGGCTCCACCAGCTCCAAAGGTCTGCATCATTTGGTCTGGGAAGTTGTCGATAATAGTATCGATGAGGCGCTGGCAGGTTTTTGCGACCGGATTCAAGTCATAATTACTGAGAATAACAGTGTGACTGTTATTGACAACGGGCGGGGAATTCCTGTCGGTGAGAACGTCAAGCTGAAGAAGTCCACGCTTGAAGTGGTCATGACTGTCCTGCATGCAGGCGGTAAGTTCGGCGGCGGGGGCTACAAGGTGTCCGGCGGTCTTCACGGCGTGGGGATCTCTGTGGTTAACGCTTTGTCCGAGAAGGTAGTAGTGACCGTCAAGCGTGACGGGCATGTCTACCAGCAGGAGTACAACCGCGGCGTGCCGCAATATGACATCAGAGTGATCGGGGATACAGAGGAGACGGGGACCACCACCACCTTCCACCCGGACCCGGATATTTTTACCGAAACCACTACTTTTGAATACTCCACGCTCCTTACCCGTATCCGAGAGCTGGCCTTCCTGAACAAGGGCATTGAGCTGTCACTGCTGGATGAACGGACCGGAGTCAACAATACGTTCAAGTATGAAGGCGGTATTGTGGAGTATGTGAAATACCTTAACGAGAAAAAAGAAGCTCTTCATGAGGATCCGATCTACGTGGAAGGCTCACGGGATATGATCGCGGTTGAAGTAGCTCTCCAATATAACGATTCATATACAGAGAATATCTATTCATTCGCCAACAATATCAATACCCACGAGGGCGGAACGCATGAATCCGGCTTCAAGAGCGCTTTGACGCGGATCATTAATGATTACGCACGCAAGGCCGGTGTGATCAAGGATAGCAGCCAGAATCTGACCGGTGATGATGTCCGCGAAGGTCTGACGGCGATTATTTCCGTCAAAATCCCTGAGCCGCAGTTCGAAGGCCAAACCAAGACCAAGCTCGGCAACAGTGAAGTCCGCGGGATTGTAGAATCGCTGTTCGGCGAGAAGCTGCAGGAGTTCCTGGAAGAGAATCCTGCCGTCTCACGCAAGGTGCTGGAGAAGTCATTGCAGGCTTCCCGTGCCCGTGAAGCGGCCAAAAAGGCCCGTGAGCTGACCCGCCGCAAAAGTGCGCTTGAAGTCAGCGCCCTGCCGGGTAAGCTGGCGGACTGCTCCTCCAAGGATGCGTCGATCAGTGAGCTGTACATCGTCGAAGGTGACTCGGCGGGTGGATCAGCCAAGCAAGGCCGGGACCGTCATTTTCAGGCGATCCTGCCGCTGCGCGGTAAGATTCTGAACGTCGAGAAGGCCCGGCTGGACCGGATCTTGTCCAATGCGGAAATCCGGGCGATTATCACCGCACTCGGAACCGGGATTAGCGATGATTTCGACCTCTCGAAGGCGCGTTATCACAAGGTTGTTATTATGACGGATGCGGACGTCGACGGCGCACATATCCGAACACTGCTGCTGACCTTCTTCTACCGCTACATGCGGAAGATTGTTGACGCAGGGTATATCTATATCGCCCAGCCGCCGCTCTTCAAGATCGAGCGCAACAAAGTTGTGCGCTATGCACAGACCGAGAAGGAGCGCGATGAGATCATTGCTGCTTTCGGTGAGAACGTGAAGGTTAATGTTCAGCGCTACAAAGGTCTGGGTGAGATGAACGCCGCTCAGCTGTGGGACACGACGATGGACCCTGAGAGCCGCACCATGCTGCAGGTGACCATTGAGGACGCCATGCTGGCGGACAGCATCTTTGATACCCTGATGGGTGACAATGTCGAACCGCGCCGCGAATTTATTCAGGAGCATGCCCAATCGGTTAAGAACCTGGATATTTAA
- a CDS encoding YheC/YheD family protein produces the protein MKIQRVSSKWAKTKVILQNRQLSVYIPETRKYGLEDLKEMLHLHGMVYIKPDRGTYGSGVMRAEQRMVHLSPSGQQPESREPETAAADSEAEVPAEPKLMYVLRYTKDAEVFNSPEELHAALVPRIKDRSYLVQQGIDLLQHQDRPFDLRVLTQKNPQGSWETTGMLGRVAAPQKVITNYHSGGSVFPVDTLFKEHMNSDEMSATTRQLKSLGVRIGAQLETAYPGLKELGLDVAMDRHHDLWLLEVNTLPSIIVFKLFPNKAIYRKIHRYAVAYGRLKPNRKSVNSRRKRISNN, from the coding sequence ATGAAGATTCAACGCGTGTCCAGCAAATGGGCAAAAACGAAAGTCATTCTGCAAAACCGTCAGCTCTCGGTCTATATTCCGGAAACGCGCAAATACGGCCTGGAGGATCTGAAAGAAATGCTGCATCTGCACGGCATGGTATATATAAAGCCCGACCGCGGCACCTATGGCAGCGGGGTAATGAGAGCCGAGCAGAGGATGGTACACTTAAGTCCCAGCGGGCAGCAGCCGGAGAGCCGTGAACCGGAGACAGCAGCTGCGGACAGTGAAGCAGAAGTGCCGGCAGAGCCGAAGCTGATGTATGTTCTCAGGTATACGAAGGACGCCGAGGTCTTTAATAGCCCCGAAGAGCTTCATGCCGCACTGGTACCACGGATTAAAGACCGCAGCTATCTGGTCCAGCAGGGCATTGATCTGCTGCAGCATCAGGACCGTCCCTTCGACCTGCGGGTGCTTACCCAGAAGAATCCCCAGGGCAGTTGGGAGACTACTGGCATGCTTGGCCGGGTCGCCGCACCGCAGAAGGTAATCACGAATTATCACAGCGGCGGCAGTGTTTTTCCGGTAGATACCCTGTTCAAGGAGCATATGAACTCTGACGAAATGTCTGCGACGACCCGGCAGCTCAAATCTCTGGGCGTCCGAATCGGCGCGCAGCTCGAAACGGCTTATCCAGGCCTTAAGGAGCTGGGGCTTGATGTAGCGATGGACCGGCATCATGATCTGTGGCTGCTTGAAGTAAATACCTTACCCTCCATCATTGTCTTCAAATTGTTCCCGAACAAAGCAATTTACCGCAAAATCCACCGTTATGCTGTGGCCTATGGACGGTTGAAGCCTAACCGGAAGTCCGTAAACAGCCGCCGCAAGCGAATATCGAACAACTAG
- a CDS encoding aminotransferase class I/II-fold pyridoxal phosphate-dependent enzyme produces the protein MDKLQPGRAPVYEMLEQYRLKGNISYHVPGHKNGEAYRSTVSAESAGYLAEVMRYDVTEINGTDDLHHPEGVIREAQELAADCFGAEESYMLVGGSTAGNLALILTVCSEPGSLLLLQRNVHKSVIHGLMLAGARAVFLEPEIDPGSGLAVAPSAETVQAGLNAYPEAVGVLVTMPNYYGMGIDLAPLAQACHTSGVPLLVDEAHGAHYGQHPALPDGALAGGADGVVQSTHKMLTALTMGAMLHVQGPWLDRVLLRQRLAMVQSSSPSYPVMASLDLARRLLHSQGAGAFTAGLAAVDVLRRGLAALPRFGLLQPASLQQPVCGEAGAAGVNTPPLRGAAYVTQDPFKAVIYDAAGVLGGFELQRRLEERGIVPEMSDDRHVVLAFSLGSKAEEAAELLTALHDIAAQTTLAAPQTGGTAASSDLNLTAGADPVTGLEPSAGADPVTAREPGAGSEPSAGYDHISDLDPVSGLDLTAGPGRSTYMDTAAPAPQGGESFSSTWTAAQAASYNSREGDSAFSGNISTWNNFDIPAVSAPVAFSTRPVVAGETESIELEASAGRIAAEMVIPYPPGIPLLYAGESITASVCDRLIRLRTGGAKFQACADPALQHIKVYNIQKGGEV, from the coding sequence ATGGACAAGCTACAGCCTGGCAGGGCACCTGTATACGAAATGCTGGAACAATATAGACTTAAGGGTAATATATCTTATCATGTACCGGGTCACAAGAACGGGGAGGCTTACCGGAGTACTGTCAGTGCAGAGAGTGCGGGGTATCTCGCGGAAGTGATGCGTTACGATGTGACGGAAATTAACGGAACGGATGACCTTCATCATCCGGAAGGGGTAATAAGAGAAGCGCAGGAGCTGGCCGCAGACTGTTTTGGAGCGGAGGAGAGCTATATGCTGGTGGGCGGCAGCACCGCGGGTAATCTGGCTCTGATCCTGACGGTCTGTTCTGAGCCCGGAAGCTTGCTTCTTTTGCAGCGCAACGTCCACAAGTCTGTAATCCATGGACTGATGCTGGCAGGAGCGCGTGCAGTCTTCCTGGAGCCGGAGATTGATCCGGGCAGTGGACTCGCCGTGGCTCCGTCTGCTGAGACGGTGCAGGCGGGGCTGAATGCCTATCCGGAGGCAGTAGGCGTCCTGGTCACTATGCCGAACTACTATGGCATGGGCATTGACCTTGCGCCCCTCGCGCAGGCCTGTCACACCAGCGGCGTGCCGCTGCTGGTGGATGAGGCGCACGGGGCGCATTACGGGCAGCACCCGGCGCTTCCGGACGGGGCGCTTGCGGGGGGCGCGGACGGCGTGGTGCAATCCACGCATAAGATGCTGACGGCGCTGACGATGGGCGCCATGCTGCATGTGCAGGGGCCATGGCTTGACCGCGTGCTGCTGCGGCAGCGCCTGGCCATGGTGCAGAGCTCCAGCCCATCATACCCCGTGATGGCTTCGCTCGATCTGGCCCGGCGCCTGCTGCACAGCCAGGGCGCCGGTGCCTTCACGGCGGGGCTCGCCGCCGTGGATGTCCTGCGGCGCGGCCTGGCGGCGCTGCCGCGCTTCGGGCTGCTGCAGCCGGCCTCGCTGCAGCAGCCTGTCTGCGGCGAGGCGGGCGCCGCAGGAGTGAATACGCCGCCGCTGCGCGGGGCGGCGTACGTGACCCAGGACCCCTTTAAGGCGGTCATTTATGACGCCGCAGGGGTCCTGGGGGGCTTCGAGCTGCAGCGCAGGCTCGAAGAGAGGGGAATCGTGCCGGAGATGAGCGATGACCGGCACGTGGTTCTGGCCTTCAGCCTCGGCTCGAAGGCTGAAGAGGCAGCGGAGCTGCTGACAGCGCTGCATGACATTGCAGCGCAGACTACCTTGGCAGCACCGCAGACAGGCGGAACCGCAGCCTCCTCAGACCTTAATCTTACTGCTGGCGCTGATCCTGTCACTGGTCTTGAACCTAGCGCTGGTGCTGATCCTGTGACTGCCCGTGAACCTGGCGCTGGTTCTGAACCTAGCGCCGGATATGATCATATCTCTGATCTTGACCCTGTCTCTGGTCTAGATCTTACCGCTGGACCTGGCCGGTCTACTTACATGGACACCGCAGCTCCTGCTCCCCAAGGCGGAGAATCCTTCTCCAGTACATGGACCGCAGCCCAGGCAGCGTCATATAATAGCAGAGAAGGGGACTCAGCCTTCTCTGGTAACATTTCCACGTGGAACAATTTCGATATTCCAGCAGTATCGGCTCCGGTCGCGTTCTCTACCCGGCCGGTGGTTGCCGGTGAGACAGAGAGCATAGAGCTTGAGGCAAGTGCGGGCAGGATTGCGGCAGAGATGGTTATTCCCTATCCGCCAGGCATTCCGCTCCTATATGCCGGAGAGAGCATTACAGCGTCCGTCTGTGACAGGCTTATCCGCCTGCGAACAGGCGGGGCGAAATTCCAGGCCTGTGCTGATCCGGCCTTACAGCATATTAAGGTATACAACATTCAGAAGGGCGGAGAAGTATAA
- a CDS encoding HD-GYP domain-containing protein, whose protein sequence is MPNISVGEIKAGSKIIKDVITPLGGVLFGKGKIILPRDIEILQAFLIGQVEIEGAHGEDKPAESAKPAVKQQAAKTGALINESVLAKSNSPLHDEYEKMLVLIKQSYRAAAAAALPIFELRSQLELLITHLKDYHVLKFAPRVLFDQEYNYHNAVLSALTSYRIAQWCGYPQKDWMQAAFAGLLHDIGNIKVDEALLQKPTPLSGAEIDEVRRHTTYGYQLLRNVTAINEGVRLAALQHHEKIDGSGYPLRLDGSQIHFYAKIVAVADIFHAMTLGKAYRKAQSPYLVLEQLQKESFGKLDPVIVQTFIQKTTDLYNGTRIRLSDGRHGEIIFTDRNNPTRPMVQVEGNIVNLINERELHIQEIIA, encoded by the coding sequence ATGCCAAACATATCCGTTGGAGAGATTAAAGCGGGTTCAAAGATTATAAAGGATGTAATTACTCCTTTAGGAGGAGTATTGTTCGGGAAGGGGAAGATTATTCTCCCCCGGGATATTGAGATTTTGCAGGCTTTTTTGATCGGACAGGTCGAGATTGAAGGGGCTCATGGGGAAGACAAACCGGCAGAGAGCGCTAAACCAGCAGTGAAGCAGCAAGCGGCCAAGACGGGTGCTCTGATTAATGAGTCGGTGCTGGCCAAGAGTAATTCTCCGCTTCACGATGAGTATGAGAAAATGCTGGTGCTCATCAAGCAAAGCTACCGTGCAGCGGCCGCAGCGGCCCTTCCGATCTTCGAACTGCGGAGTCAGCTGGAGCTGCTGATTACCCATTTGAAGGATTACCATGTCTTAAAGTTTGCGCCGCGTGTGCTATTTGACCAGGAATATAACTATCATAATGCTGTTTTGTCTGCCCTGACCTCCTATCGAATTGCCCAGTGGTGCGGATATCCGCAGAAGGACTGGATGCAGGCTGCTTTTGCCGGCTTGCTGCACGATATAGGTAACATTAAGGTTGACGAAGCGCTGCTGCAGAAGCCAACCCCTCTAAGCGGTGCAGAGATTGACGAGGTACGCAGACACACTACATACGGTTATCAGCTGCTCCGCAATGTTACAGCCATTAACGAAGGGGTTAGACTAGCAGCGTTGCAGCACCATGAGAAGATAGACGGTTCCGGGTATCCGCTTAGGCTGGATGGCAGCCAGATTCATTTCTACGCCAAGATTGTGGCAGTCGCCGATATCTTCCATGCCATGACGCTGGGAAAAGCCTATAGAAAGGCACAGTCGCCTTATCTGGTACTGGAGCAACTGCAGAAGGAGAGCTTCGGAAAGCTCGACCCGGTGATCGTACAGACCTTCATTCAAAAGACGACGGACTTGTATAACGGTACAAGGATACGGCTCAGCGATGGGCGCCACGGGGAAATCATCTTTACCGACCGTAACAACCCGACAAGACCCATGGTTCAGGTTGAAGGAAACATCGTTAATCTGATCAATGAACGGGAGTTACATATTCAGGAGATTATTGCTTAA
- the remB gene encoding extracellular matrix regulator RemB, with the protein MYIHLGGEKIIRSSELIAIFDISIEKSSKVSKQFMTHSQQDKKLERIGEEEAKSIVVTRNTVYYSPISSSTLKKRAKILLEI; encoded by the coding sequence ATGTATATTCATTTGGGCGGAGAAAAAATTATTCGATCCTCAGAGCTGATTGCTATATTTGATATATCGATTGAGAAGTCCTCCAAGGTATCGAAGCAGTTTATGACTCATTCCCAGCAGGATAAGAAGCTGGAACGCATTGGTGAAGAGGAAGCGAAGTCTATTGTCGTGACCAGGAATACTGTCTACTACTCCCCGATCTCCTCCTCCACTCTCAAAAAAAGAGCCAAGATCTTGTTAGAAATATAG
- the recF gene encoding DNA replication/repair protein RecF (All proteins in this family for which functions are known are DNA-binding proteins that assist the filamentation of RecA onto DNA for the initiation of recombination or recombinational repair.) — protein sequence MFVKNIGLQDYRNYGLLRLEHLGDVNLILGQNAQGKTNLMEALFVLAMTKSHRTSKDKELISFDAPAGSAQIVAEVERKYGDLKLELTLSPQGKKARINGLEQRRLSEFVGSLNVVMFAPEDLEIVKGTPGIRRRFLDMEIGQVQPSYLFHLQQYQKILLQRGNLLKQLWGKEAGGRELLDIWDAQLVEHGVKIVKKRKQFIKKLQIWAESIHRGITNGGEELKLLYVPSFGEREEEDEAVLLDKFMLKLSQTRDQEIRRGMTLTGPHRDDLSFFINGREAQVYGSQGQQRTAALSLKLAEIELIHEEIGEYPVLLLDDVLSELDPYRQTQLIETFQSKVQTFITATGVEGLNADKLKGAILYHVHGGKVGL from the coding sequence TTGTTTGTCAAAAATATCGGACTGCAGGATTACCGCAACTATGGGCTGCTGCGTCTTGAGCATCTGGGCGATGTGAATCTCATTCTCGGACAGAACGCCCAGGGCAAAACCAATCTCATGGAGGCTTTGTTTGTCCTCGCGATGACCAAAAGCCACCGGACCTCCAAGGACAAGGAGCTGATCTCCTTCGATGCTCCGGCGGGCTCCGCGCAGATTGTTGCTGAAGTAGAGCGCAAATACGGGGATCTTAAGCTGGAGCTGACCCTGTCCCCGCAGGGCAAGAAGGCTAGAATTAACGGACTGGAGCAGCGGCGGCTCAGTGAATTCGTAGGCTCGCTGAACGTGGTGATGTTTGCCCCGGAGGATCTGGAGATTGTTAAAGGCACCCCGGGCATCCGGCGCCGGTTCCTTGACATGGAGATTGGCCAGGTTCAGCCGAGCTACCTGTTTCATCTGCAGCAGTATCAGAAAATCCTCCTCCAGCGGGGCAATCTGCTGAAGCAGTTATGGGGCAAGGAGGCTGGCGGCCGGGAGCTTCTGGACATCTGGGATGCCCAACTTGTAGAACATGGTGTTAAAATCGTCAAAAAAAGGAAACAATTCATAAAGAAGCTGCAGATATGGGCAGAAAGCATCCACCGGGGCATCACAAACGGCGGAGAAGAGCTCAAGCTGCTCTATGTCCCCTCCTTTGGTGAGCGTGAAGAGGAAGATGAAGCTGTCTTATTGGACAAATTTATGTTAAAGTTATCACAAACAAGAGATCAGGAAATCAGACGCGGCATGACGCTGACGGGTCCCCATCGGGATGACCTGTCCTTTTTTATCAACGGAAGAGAAGCTCAGGTCTACGGTTCCCAAGGGCAGCAACGTACGGCAGCTTTATCGCTCAAGCTGGCGGAAATTGAACTGATCCATGAGGAGATCGGAGAATATCCTGTGCTGCTTCTTGATGATGTTTTGTCCGAACTTGATCCCTATCGTCAGACCCAGCTTATCGAAACCTTTCAGAGCAAGGTGCAGACCTTCATCACTGCCACCGGTGTTGAGGGACTGAACGCTGATAAACTAAAGGGTGCAATCCTGTATCATGTTCATGGCGGCAAAGTGGGGTTATAA
- the gyrA gene encoding DNA gyrase subunit A, translating to MAEQNNPQVKDRDIGVEMRESFMDYAMSIIVSRALPDVRDGLKPVHRRILFAMSELGMSSDKPHKKSARIVGEVIGKYHPHGDSAVYETMVRMAQDFSMRYMLVDGHGNFGSIDGDMAAAMRYTEARLSKIAGEMLRDLNKETVDFAPNYDGEENEPVVLPARYPNLLVNGVGGIAVGMATNIPPHNLGEVIDGVQAMIKNPDITPMELMEYIQGPDFPTAGYILGREGIRQAYRTGRGSVTMRAKAVIEENNGKARIIVHELPYQVNKARLVEKIAELVREKRIEGITDLRDESDRNGMRVVVEMRRDVNPSVVLNNLYKHTSMQSTFGINMLAIVNNEPKILNLRDVLYHYLQHQIEVIRRRTIFDLKKAEARAHILEGLRIALDHLDEVIALIRASRTTDIAREGLMETFSLSVEQAQAILDMRMQRLTGLEREKIENEYNELLAKIAEYREILANEHLVLDIISNELQEIRDKYSDDRRTEITVGEESILDEDLIPREEVVITITHTGYIKRLPVNTYRSQKRGGRGVIGMDTKDQDFVEHLFVSNSHNYLMFFTDKGKVYRIKAYEIPELGRTARGTPIINLIQIEQGEKISAVIQVEEADSDKYLFFATREGIVKKTPLEDYNNIRKGGLIAINLREEDSLIEVKLTDGEQNLIIGTARGMSITFSENDVRSMGRSATGVKGITLDSNDHVIGMDCVDQELEVLIVTTKGYGKRTPAADYRSQTRGGKGIKTINLTDKNGPVVGLKVVKQDEDLMIITTSGTLIRTSMDGISTMGRYAQGVKLINIREDDAVATLCRADKEDEELSEHEDGEDIQGALVEGDGEIEASQPEADAVDEDDSLE from the coding sequence ATGGCTGAACAAAATAACCCGCAAGTCAAAGATCGGGACATTGGCGTTGAAATGCGCGAATCCTTTATGGATTACGCAATGAGCATCATTGTAAGCCGGGCTTTGCCGGATGTGCGGGATGGACTTAAGCCTGTTCACCGACGCATTTTGTTTGCGATGTCGGAACTTGGTATGTCCTCGGATAAGCCACATAAGAAGTCAGCTAGAATCGTCGGTGAGGTTATCGGTAAGTATCACCCTCACGGTGACTCAGCAGTCTATGAAACAATGGTACGTATGGCACAGGACTTCTCCATGCGCTATATGCTTGTAGACGGTCATGGTAACTTCGGTTCCATAGACGGAGATATGGCGGCTGCAATGCGTTATACAGAAGCACGTTTGTCCAAAATCGCTGGAGAAATGCTCCGTGACCTGAACAAGGAGACCGTTGACTTCGCGCCCAACTATGACGGTGAAGAGAACGAGCCTGTAGTCTTGCCTGCGCGTTATCCCAATCTGCTGGTCAATGGTGTAGGCGGGATTGCGGTGGGGATGGCAACCAACATTCCTCCGCATAATCTCGGTGAGGTTATTGACGGTGTGCAGGCGATGATCAAGAATCCTGATATTACGCCTATGGAGCTTATGGAATATATTCAAGGCCCGGATTTCCCGACGGCTGGATATATTTTGGGCCGTGAAGGTATCCGTCAGGCCTACCGCACTGGACGCGGATCGGTTACCATGCGCGCGAAAGCGGTCATTGAAGAGAATAACGGCAAGGCCCGGATTATTGTGCATGAGCTTCCTTACCAGGTCAACAAGGCCCGGCTCGTGGAGAAGATCGCGGAGCTGGTTCGCGAGAAGCGCATCGAGGGTATTACGGATCTGCGTGATGAGTCTGACCGTAACGGAATGCGCGTAGTGGTTGAAATGAGAAGGGATGTAAATCCTAGCGTTGTACTTAACAATCTCTACAAGCATACTTCCATGCAGTCCACCTTCGGGATCAACATGCTGGCTATTGTCAACAATGAACCGAAGATTCTGAATCTGCGCGATGTGCTGTATCACTATCTGCAGCATCAGATCGAAGTTATCCGCCGCCGGACGATCTTCGACCTTAAGAAGGCGGAAGCACGGGCGCATATTCTGGAAGGTTTGCGTATTGCCCTGGATCATCTGGATGAGGTCATTGCTCTGATCCGCGCTTCACGCACAACCGACATTGCCCGGGAAGGTCTGATGGAGACCTTCAGTCTGAGCGTAGAGCAAGCCCAGGCGATCCTCGATATGCGGATGCAGCGCCTGACCGGTCTGGAACGCGAGAAGATCGAGAACGAATATAACGAGCTTTTGGCCAAAATTGCCGAATACCGTGAGATTCTGGCCAATGAGCATCTCGTGCTGGATATTATCAGCAATGAACTGCAGGAGATCCGGGATAAGTACTCCGATGACCGCCGTACAGAAATTACCGTTGGGGAAGAAAGCATCCTTGACGAGGATCTGATTCCGCGTGAAGAGGTTGTTATCACGATTACCCACACCGGTTACATCAAACGTCTTCCGGTCAACACCTACCGCAGCCAGAAGCGCGGCGGACGCGGTGTCATCGGGATGGACACCAAGGACCAGGACTTTGTGGAGCATCTCTTCGTGAGTAACTCCCATAACTACCTGATGTTCTTCACTGATAAGGGTAAGGTGTACCGGATTAAGGCCTATGAGATTCCTGAGCTTGGACGGACTGCCCGGGGAACGCCGATCATCAACCTGATTCAAATCGAGCAGGGCGAGAAGATCAGTGCGGTCATCCAGGTGGAGGAAGCGGACAGTGACAAATATCTGTTCTTCGCTACCCGCGAGGGAATTGTGAAGAAGACGCCTCTGGAAGATTACAACAACATCCGTAAGGGTGGTTTGATTGCAATCAATCTCCGTGAGGAGGATTCACTGATTGAGGTGAAGCTGACGGACGGTGAGCAGAATCTGATTATCGGTACTGCCCGCGGAATGTCGATTACCTTCTCGGAGAACGATGTGCGTTCCATGGGCCGCAGCGCTACCGGGGTTAAGGGGATCACGCTTGATTCCAATGACCATGTTATTGGCATGGACTGCGTAGATCAGGAGCTTGAGGTGCTGATCGTAACCACCAAGGGCTATGGTAAGCGGACACCTGCTGCTGACTACCGGTCCCAGACCCGCGGCGGTAAAGGTATCAAGACCATTAACCTTACGGATAAGAACGGACCGGTTGTCGGGCTGAAGGTCGTCAAGCAGGACGAGGACCTTATGATTATTACGACCAGCGGTACCCTGATCCGTACCAGTATGGACGGAATATCCACCATGGGCCGTTATGCGCAGGGCGTTAAGCTGATAAACATCCGAGAGGATGATGCTGTAGCTACACTGTGCAGAGCGGACAAAGAGGATGAAGAGCTGTCTGAGCATGAGGACGGCGAAGACATTCAAGGAGCTCTGGTAGAAGGCGATGGCGAGATTGAAGCTAGCCAGCCTGAAGCGGATGCGGTGGACGAAGACGACAGCCTAGAATAA
- the tmk gene encoding dTMP kinase — MKREGFFITLEGGDGSGKTTVLGRVAAYLQNHSMPYLITREPGGIEIAEKIRSIILDPAHTAMDARTEALLYAAARSQHLAEVVEPALQEGITVLCDRFVDSSLVYQGYARGLGIEEVWGINRFATGGRMPDLTFYLDVDPEVGLSRIAANQNREVNRLDLESLEFHQKVKAGYELVTSSDPQRIVVLDANRPIHMVEQDIVRVLKERILKDF; from the coding sequence GTGAAGCGAGAAGGATTCTTCATTACTCTGGAGGGAGGCGACGGCTCCGGCAAAACAACTGTACTAGGCAGGGTGGCAGCTTATCTGCAGAACCATTCCATGCCCTATTTAATCACCCGTGAACCGGGAGGGATTGAGATTGCCGAGAAGATCCGCTCTATTATCCTCGATCCGGCGCATACGGCTATGGATGCCCGGACAGAGGCACTCCTGTATGCGGCAGCAAGAAGCCAGCATCTGGCGGAGGTAGTCGAGCCTGCTCTGCAGGAGGGAATTACCGTGCTCTGCGACCGTTTTGTAGACAGCAGCCTGGTCTATCAAGGGTACGCCAGAGGGCTGGGCATCGAAGAGGTGTGGGGGATTAACCGGTTTGCGACTGGCGGGAGAATGCCCGATCTTACCTTTTACCTGGATGTAGATCCTGAGGTGGGCCTGTCCCGGATTGCCGCCAATCAGAACCGGGAAGTGAACCGGCTGGATCTGGAGAGCCTTGAGTTTCATCAGAAGGTGAAAGCTGGCTATGAGCTGGTTACAAGTTCCGATCCGCAGCGGATTGTGGTGCTTGATGCGAATCGCCCTATCCATATGGTGGAGCAGGATATTGTACGTGTACTGAAGGAGAGGATATTAAAGGATTTCTAA